AGCCCTTTTGCATCACCTTGAAGTCTATGCAAAAGAAAAAGGCAGGTACATGACCTGCCCTATCGACTTCAATCTAATTCTGTCATTCTGTCGGGTTACAGCTTGGTGCCACACTCTGGGCAGAAGTTATTGCTAGAAATGTTCTTGGCACCGCAGCTATTACAGTAAACCAGCTCAGCTGCTTTCTCTAGTTTGTCCCGCTCTGGTAGCCCAATCATTTGAGCATTGCTCTTACCAGGAACGACCATTGGGTAGCAGTTCTCATCACGCTTCACCCGTGCATCTACTAGAACAGGGCCATTATGCGCCAACATCTCTGCGATCGCGCCCTGCAACTCCTCGCGAGAATGGATCAGCATCCCTTTGACTCCAAAAGCATCCGCTAGCTTCACGAAATCAGGCATACCAACTTCCATGTTGGAAGAAGAGTAGCGTTCGCCGTAGAAAGCTTCCTGCCATTGCCGCACCATACCCTGCCAACCATTGTTGAGGATGATGGTTTTAACATTGATGCCATATTGAGCCAGGGTCGCTAGCTCTTGGAGATTCATTTGGAAGCTAGCATCACCACTAATACAGATCACCTGCTCATCTGGTAAAGCAACCTTGGCTCCCATCGCCGCAGGCAAGCCAAAGCCCATCGTTCCCAAACCAGCACTGGAAATCCAACGACGGGGGCCGTTCTTGAGAAACTGTGCCGCCCACATCTGGTGCTGTCCTACATCTGTGGTGTAGTAAGCGCTAGGAGCTTGACGACTAAGTTCTACAATGACCTCTTGAGGAGCCAAGCTGTCAGGATATTGAGGAACGACGAGTGGGTAATCTTCTCTCCAGCGATTAATTCGCTCTAGCCAAGCTTGAGTTTGCGTGGAATAACGAGCATCTCCATCTTCATTGCTGCGTTGCAACAAGTCCACCAAAACTTGCCGTACATCACCCACGATGGGAACTTGGGGCGCTCGGTTCTTACCCACTTCAGCAGGATCAATATCGATGTGAATGACTTTAGCGCGAGAAGCGAACTCGTCTAGCTTGCCAGTCACGCGGTCATCAAATCTGGCCCCGACTGCAATCAGCAAATCACATTCAGTGACAGAAAAGTTAGCGTAGGCAGTGCCGTGCATACCCAGCATACCCAGGGCCAGAGGATGAGACTCTTCAAACGAGCCTTTACCCATGAGCGTAGTAGTCACAGGGATTTGGAAGCGCTCTGCTAGCTCTCGGACTTCCACGTGGGCACCAGCCGCGATCGCGCCTCCCCCGATGTAGAGCAGGGGTTGCCGCGCTTCTCGAATCAGCTTGAGGGCTTGGACAACCTGACGGGGGTTTCCCCTAACCGTGGGTCGATAGCCTGCTAGCTTGATGCTGCCAGGATCAACAGGTCTATAGTCAAATTCTTCTAGCGCCACATCCTTGGGCACGTCAATCAAGACAGGGCCTGGACGACCAGAGCTAGCGACATAAAACGCTTCTGCCGTGATCCGAGCCATGTCTCTGGGGTCGCGCACCACATAGGAGTGCTTGACGATTGGCAGCGTAATCCCCCAAATATCGGTTTCTTGGAAAGCATCACTCCCGATCGCAGATCGAGGGACTTGCCCAGTCACCACCACCAGTGGAATTGAGTCCATATGGGCTGTAGCGATGCCTGTCACCAAATTAGTGGCACCGGGGCCAGAGGTGGCGAAACAAACGCCCACTTCACCTGTCGCCCTGGCATAACCGTCAGCTGCATGAGCTGCTCCCTGTTCATGCCTGACCAGAATGTGTTGAATGCCGCCAGCTTCTACCGCGCGGTATAGCTCATCGTAAATTGGCAGAATCGCGCCACCGGGATAACCAAAAATATGTTTGACGCCGTGACGTTTCAAACTATCAATTAATGCGAAAGCACCAGACGCACGCTTGACCGCTACACTCTGCAACTGCACAGGAAGACCTCTCGGACCGCTATAGGTTAAGGTTGATTACTTTTGTATCTATTGATGCATTAAAGGCTAAGACTTCAGTTTAGAGCCGAATCCTGATCCCTGTCGAGAGATTAACTCCCAATAGTTTCTAGATTGGCTGAACTTACATCAAACCTACACCTGACAAAGGGTAGAGGTGTCTCGGCTGTCAGGAACTGATGACACTTGCAACCCGATTGCCATTAGATCACGTCTTGCAAAACTCGGCGGGTATTTTGCCAAGCCCAAATTCCTACCATACTAACTAAAATGCTCATGCTTAGGAGTACTGCCCGTAAACCAATCGCATCGGTGAGCGGACCTGCGATCGCCAATGGCAAGCTAAGCGCAATATTGACCACATTATTCTGAAAGCCAAACACCTTACCTCGCATAGCTTCTGGCGTTTGTTGTTGAATCAGGGTTTGCATCGGCACCCCAATCAGCGAAGCCCCAATCCCTAAGAAAGCACTTAAACCCAAACCAACCCAAAGATTGGTGGTAAACGTAAACATGCTCAGGGCAAAAGCCATGCACAAAAAGCCAATCAGCGGCAGCGGTTTGTGATGAAAGCGATCGCCCCAGTGACCCAGCACACCCGCACCCAGCACCATACCAATTCCGGCGGCGGCTAACAAAATTCCAAATTGATTCGCTTTGAGACCAATATCTTCTACTAAGTTGATAGCCAGAACCGTCAGCGCTGCAAAGACAGAATACAGAATGGTGAGTTGCAACATGGCATTGCTCACTAGGCGATTCTTCTGGAGATACCGTAAGCCTGCTTTGAAATCGTGCCACGGATGAACTGCTACCAAGTGATCAGCAACCGCCTTCTCCTTAATGGGCATCAGCCACAAAACTACTGCGGCCAAAATATACAAACCGCCTACCATGATTTCTTGGCCGAAGTTACCTGCCAGATTGGCAAAACTCAATAACGGCTCCCCTACCGCAAACCCAATAATTAAAGACCCCAGCATCGTCGTTGTGAACAGGGCGTTGGCTGTCATTAACCCTTCGCGCTCCACCAGAAGCGGAATGGCTGCCTGTTCTGCGGGAGCAAAAAATTGAGTCAGCACTGATTCCAGAAATGCAATCAGGAGCAAGAGCACAAAAGCCTTGGGCAAAATCGGAATCGCTAGGGTGAGTAACCCCCGAAAAAGATTGCCGCCGCTCAAAATTTGTCTTTTAGGAAAGCGATCGACAAAAATGCCTGCTGCGGAGCCAAATAAAATGGCGGGTATGGTGACTGCGATCATCAAGAGCGATCGCATGGAGTTTTCAAATCCTGGTAGAGGCTTGTAATCTACCAGCAAGGTAATCAGTAATACGAAAAAAACTTTATCAGCAATTTGTGAAAGTACCTGCCCCGTCCACAACACTAAAAACGCTCGATTCTTCATCAAGCTGCGAAATCCACTTTCAGAAGGGGGTGGGGTGACTGGGAGCATAAAGTGATGGGAGGGTATAAAGTCCAGGGATTCTACTTCCCCTAGTGTGCGCTTTGTCAGCTCTGAAGTATCAGTTGTCAAGCAATTGGTTCAAAGAGTTGACGGCAATTTCTAGGAGAATCAGCAAGTCAAGCGCGATCGCTAGTTTTTACAGCGCCAGTTTTGTAGCGCCAGTCTTGTTTTTAGCTTACAAAGAGATCGGACTCTCCATAGCGCTGCAATAGGACAGTTAGAAAAACGGCTGCGGTAGTAGCGATGGGCTGAGACGGCGCTGTTGATGCTGTAGGAACCCACCATCCCTGAATGGTTTGCGGCGATCGCCAGAGGTCTAAGTGGTCAATCGCAGGATCGGCGTAAAAACTGTCTGCTCCAGCACCCAGTAGAGCAGAACTCCAATGAGTAAAGTGATCGTGACTGACGCGATGGATCGGGAAGTCTCCGTATAAAGGTACACCCCAACCGTCTAATGCAATCAACGCTTTTACTTTACCTCCCAACTGTTGCCAAGCCCAAGCCGCCCCAATTGCCCCTGCAACCCCAGCACTAAAACTCAAGAATACAAACTCATTGGACTCAGCAGCGAACGGGTTCTGCCGTAAGGTTTCTTGAAGAAACTGCACGATGTGAAACGCCGAATAAGCAGGATAACGCTGAACTGGAAAAACTAGCAACTGTTTAGCGCCATCCACGCCATTTATCTTAGAGCCATCTACCACCGATAAGCCTGGAGTAGAACGCAGCCGTAAATTCTTGAGAAAGCTTCTGGTCAAGTCTATATCGTGCATTCCCGGACAAATAAGGATGCTCATAAATTCAAGATCATTAACAGCTAACTCTGCAATTTCTAGGTTGTCTCAGCTCTACTTGGGTGCTACTTGTTTGGTGCTTCTGGCGAGAGGCTCCGCGATCGCGCTGATTGCCTCTTAACCCTCACGGGAATATTAGAAGCAAAATTCGAATATGGCACAGGTTTAGGTCTCGCTCTCCCATGAATTCAACCACAGTAGATACTGCAATAGAACCCACTCAATTGCGGATCTTGCTAGCCGAAGACCACCTAGTAAACCAAAAAGTCGCACTGTTGCTGCTGAAGCACTTAGGCTACCAGGCTGACGTAGCGAGAAATGGCCTAGAAGTGTTAGAGGCTTTGCATCGTCAGGCTTATGATGTGATTCTCATGGACATCCAAATGCCACAAATGGATGGATTAGAAACAGCTCGTTGCATTCGTCAGGAATGGCCGCCAAACCAACGTCCTTGGATGATTGCCGTGACTGCCAATGCCAGGTTAGGCGATCGCGAGATGTGTTTGGAGGCGGGAATGGACGATTACATCAGCAAGCCGATTAGGATCGAGGAGTTGTCTAGAGCTTTGCTCAGGGGGCAACCAGAGTGGGGCGATCGCTTAATACAGCCCAATACTGGCCCTGTAGCGGTTGATTCGCAAGTCATCCAAGCCTTCCGCAGTATGGTGGGTGAAGACGCGAGTGGCATCTTCGTAGAACTGATCACGAGTTATCTCCAAGAAACTCCCAAAGTGATTCAAGCGATGCAAGCCGCGCTAACCCAAGATGATGTAGCTTTACTGTGCTTGTCAGCTCACACTCTAAAGTCAAGTAGCGCTACCTTAGGAGCCAGTAACTTAGCTAGATTGTGCAAAGACCTAGAGCTTTGCTGTCGGGAAGCCGCACCCATGAGCTTGACGGCAAAAGTTGCTTTAGTAGAGGTAGAGTTCGCCAGGGTTAAAACAGCTTTAGAAGTGGAGCAAAAACGGTGTCTGCCATAAGCACAGCCTTAGATCAGCGAGCGGCTCCATTAGTCTTAGTCGTCGATGACGATGTGTTCATGCGTCTACAGCTCCGTCGAGCTATGGAGCAAGAAGGCTATCAGGTCGTAGAAGCCACCAATGGAGAGCAGGGTCTCGAAGACTATAAGCGCCTTCAGCCCGACATTGTGCTGCTAGATGCGGTCATGCCTGTCATGGATGGGTTTACCTTCTGTGCCAAGCTGCAATCTCTCTCTAGTGGCGACCCTAGTGGCGATCGCACCCCTGTACTGATGATCACTGGCTTAGAAGATGAAGAATCAGTGGCGCAAGCTTTTGCGGCTGGAGCAACGGACTATGTCACTAAACCAATTCATTGGGCCGTGCTCCGCCAAAGAGTCAAACGCCTCATTCAGCAAAGCCAACTTTACCGCCAATTAGAATCAGCCAATCAAGTCCTACAACGCCTAGCCTCTATAGATGGCCTCACCCAACTTGCCAATCGCCGCTGTTTTGATGAGCACCTCTATCAAGAATGGCAACGCCTGACACGAGAGCAAGCCCCCCTGTCTCTGATCCTATGCGACATAGATTGCTTCAAGCATTACAACGATACCTATGGACATCAAGTAGGCGATGACTGTCTTCACCAAATTGCTAAAACTATCAGTAGTTGTGTCAAGCGCCCTGCCGACCTAGCAGCCCGCTACGGTGGTGAAGAATTCGCCTTGGTTTTGCCAAATACAGAGTCGCGGGGTGGGGTCAAAGTAGCTCAAAACATCCAATTCAAAGTCAAAGCTCTGCAACTCCCCCACAAAAGTTCTCAGGTTGGTGATTATGTCACTTTGAGCTTGGGCATTGCCACGATGATTCCCCAGGTTGACTCAAATCCCTCTACCTTAGTCACCGCTGCGGATAAAGCCCTATATCAAGCTAAGGCCGCAGGGCGCAATCAGTACTGTATATATCAACCTCACTAATCAAACCTAAATCATCTACCCATCTTTACTATGCCTTTCTCTAGAGGGAGTATTTTAGGGTAATCATTCGCTATTTTCTTTATTAAAGAAGCCATCATCCGTTAAGCCCAGAGCACGGACAGTAGGTTAACGGTGGGCGGTTACCGCTGCTAAAACATTTTTTAATCCCATCCCCTCTAGGGGGATGTTAGCCTAGGGGAGACTAGGAGGCACTTAAGGCAGAGTCTTTCAGCTCAATCGCTGCTTTAGGTTGCTACCGATTTGTCAGTTCAGATTCACTAAAGCGCAAGGTCGAGGAATACATAGTGGTTGCAACTCCCGAAAAACAGCAACAACAAGCCCCAGCTTCCGGTACCCCCCAAGATCGAGTGGCTGTATTGCTGATGGGCTATGGAGAAGTCGAAAGCTACGAAGATTTTGCGAACTATAATGAGCAAGCTCTAAACTTACTCACTGCTAAGTTCGCTCCAGTTCCCACTTGGATCTATCCTCCCCTAGCCAAGCTCCTCGCAGTTTTTGATTTACATGAGTGGGGACACCAGCACGACAACTTTATTTCGCCGCACAATGCTATTTTTGAGCAGCAGCGGGCTGGAATCGAAAAAAACTTACAAGCGAGATGGGGCGATCGCGTCCAAGTTTTCAAAGCTTTTAACTTCTGTGCACCCTTTCTGCCAGAACAGGTGCTAGCCGAGATCAAAACCAAAGGCTTTGACAAAATTTTGATCTACCCGCTTTTAGTTGTGGATTCCATCTTCACCAGTGGCATCGCTGTGGAGCAAGTCAATCATGCTCTGACAAAACTGGCAGATGGCACCGAGCATTGGGTGAAGGGGCAACGCTATATCCCATCCTTCTACAGTGAGCCAGAATATATTGAGCTGCTAGCGAATTTGGTAGAGGAAAAAATCAAAGCAGATTTAGCTGTAGCGCACCTCCCTTCCCAAACGGGCATCATTTTGATGAATCATGGCTGCCCCCATAAAGCAAAAGGCTTCACCTCCGGGATTGAAGAAAGTGAAGCGCTTTACAATCGAATTCGGGAAAAGCTGATTTATCGCTACCCCCTGATTTCTCCGGGTTGGCTAAACCATCAAACTCCTTTGATTGAGTGGACGCAGCCTAATGCTGAGTTAGCGGCCAAGAACTTAATGGATTTGGGGGCAACAGCACTTGTCTTTATGCCGATTGGCTTTGCGACTGAAAACCACGAAACGCTTTTAGACGTAGACCACATTATTCATGGTCTGCGCCGCCAACGGCCCGACGTGACCTATGTCCAGATGGAATGTGTCAATGCCCATCCTGAGTTCTTGCAGATGGCGGCAGACTGGGCTAATCCGCAAATCGAAGCGTTGTTGTCAGAGCAAGCCTTGGCGGTAAACCCAAGCCTAGCCGCAGTTCAAGCCCAACATACCCATGACCACCATGATCATGGTCATCACAACCACGGTCATGACCACGATCATCATCACGGGCACCACCATCACTAGAGAACGAGTGTGATGGCGGTAGAGGTATTAGCGTAGCGATCGCCTCTAGATAAACCTATCGTTAACAAAGCAAGGGGGCTAATGACCCCCTTTTTGCTGTGATTTTCAGTTTGCACCCGTTCCTAAGCTTCAACGTCCTAAGCTTCAACCAAGCCCTGCGAAGCGACCACAGATACACCGCGTAGCTTACAAGTGTTTTCGACTAAGCTCTGGGCAAATTTGTCGAATCGTTCGGATAGTTTTTCGTCTCGTAGCTGACCGCTTTGGTCAAAGGCACTCCAGGCTTGTCCGATCGCGACTTGTTCTGGAATCACCCAAGCATGCACCCACCGCATAATCACTCGCAGGTCGTTCAAGGCGTTGCTGTTGGATTGTCCACCCAAAACGCTGATCAGCCCAGTCACCTTACCAGATAATTGCTGAAAGCTCAGTAAGTCCAAAGCGTTTTTTAGCACCCCACTGAGGCTGCCGTGGTACTCCGGGGTAGACAAGATCAGGCCATCTGCCTGCTGTACCGCTTGCCGTAAACGCGCTACGTCTGGGTAGTCTAAGTACTCCTCTTGACCTCCCTGACAAAAGGGCAGATTTAAGGTACGGAGGTCGATAACTTCTACTTCCGCACCGAGCGATCGCACCCGTTCTGCCGCTACATGCAGCGCTTGGTAGCTGTGAGAGTCGGCGCGTAAGCTACCACCGATGCCAACAAATCTAACCATAGGTCTAACCCTTATAACGAAATTCCATGCAAGCTTGAAATAGCAACTCATAGCTTCAACAGAAAACCGAGTCTGAATTAGCCGGGACAAATTTGGTTTTCTGGGAGTCTACTCTCTAGAAGCTGCGCTCTTGAAAAGCGAAGTCATTACGACTACACTTATCTTAGCGATTAAAGTTACATTTTGTCAAATTCCTATCTCTCTCTTGAGAGAATTAAGTAGGAATTTGTCGAAGGCTGTAGTAGACCTAGTAATTAGACCTAATTACAGGAGTAGTTAGCTCAAAATCCTGCACTCAGGATTGGGAAAGTTAAACTAGATAAGAGATTCCCTCGCTCCTACTGCGAAGCAGAGTTTTGCAGCTCTACCCAGAGGAGCCAGGTTCAGGCGGGAGGCAAAAGGCAATCCAGTATGAAAAGTTTCCGCAAGACACTGACAAATAATCGACTTATGAGGAGTTCTGCCGTTACTGGGGCAATCACAGCTAGTTGGTTTTTGCTCCAAACTGTGTTGCTAACGACTCCAGGGCTAGCTCAAGCAGGCCGCAACTCCCTCACTTACGGTGAGCTCTTGCGGAAAATTGATGCAGGCGAGGTATCGCGGGTTGAGGTCGATCCAACCCAAAATGTCGCTAGAGTGCGATTGGAGGGGGAGAAAAAAACCGACACGATGCAGGAAGTGCCTCTGCTGGAGCAAAATCCAGAGTTGGTGGAGCGCCTTCGAGCCAACGACGTTGACTTTGAAGTGCAGCCGTCTCCCGACAACAGTACAGCCGTGGGTCTACTGGCCAATCTACTGTTGATTTTTCTGCTAATCGCGGGTTTGCTGATTATTCTGCGGCGCTCCACCAATTCCCCAGGTCAGGCGATGAACTTTGGTAAGTCGCGGGCTCGCTTCCAAATGGAAGCCAAAACAGGGGTCATGTTTGATGACGTGGCTGGCATTGAGGAAGCTAAGGAAGAACTCCAAGAAGTGGTTACTTTCCTCAAGAAGCCAGAACGCTTTACTGCCATTGGAGCGCGGATTCCTAAAGGAGTGCTGTTAGTCGGCCCTCCAGGAACCGGGAAAACCTTGTTAGCTAAAGCGATCGCTGGGGAAGCAGGGGTGCCCTTCTTCAGTATCTCTGGTTCTGAGTTCGTTGAAATGTTTGTCGGTGTGGGTGCGTCTCGCGTCCGTGACTTGTTCAAGAAAGCCAAAGAAAGTGCCCCTTGCATCATCTTTATTGATGAGATTGATGCGGTAGGTCGGCAACGGGGCGCAGGCATCGGCGGTGGCAATGATGAGCGAGAGCAAACCCTCAACCAGTTGCTCACCGAGATGGATGGCTTTGAAGGCAACAACGGCATCATCATCATCGCGGCCACCAACCGTCCTGATGTCTTGGATTCTGCTTTATTGCGTCCTGGCCGCTTCGATCGCCAAATTATGGTAGATTTGCCCAGCTATAAAGGCCGCTTGGGAATTTTAGAAGTTCATGCTCGCAATAAGAAGCTAGCACCCGAAATCTCTTTGGATACGATCGCCCAACGCACCCCTGGCTTCTCTGGCGCTGATCTGGCCAACTTATTGAATGAAGCAGCTATCTTGACCGCTCGACGGCGCAAAGATGCAGTGACACCTCTAGAAGTGGATGATGCGATCGATCGCGTCACCATTGGCTTAACGCTCACGCCATTACTTGACAGCAAGAAGAAGCGCCTAATTGCCTATCACGAAGTAGGTCACGCCCTCCTAATGACGCTGCTAGAGAAAACTGACCCTCTAGACAAAGTGACGATTATTCCCCGCTCCGGTGGAATTGGGGGATTTGCCAAACCGCTACCTAACGAAGAAACCATTGATGATGGTCTTTACAGTCGATCTTGGTTGATCGATCGCATCACCGTTTTCTTGGGTGGCCGTGCCGCAGAAGAAGAAGTTTTCGGGTATCACGAGGTCACGAAAGGCGCTTCGGGAGATATCCGGGCTGTGGCTGACTATGCAAGAGAAATGGTGACTCGCTACGGCATGTCTGACTTAGGCCCATTTGCGCTCGAAAGCCAAAGCAGCGAAGTGTTCTTAGGTCGAGATCTGATGAATCGCCCGAACGAATACTCTGAGGAAGTTGCCACTAAAATCGATCGCCAAGTCCGAGCGATCGTCTTTCAATGCCATGAAAGAGCCCGCACTTTGTTACGAGAAAATCGGGCTTTGATGGATCGGCTGGTAGATACCTTGCTCGATCAAGAAACAGTGGAAGGCGATCAATTCCGCCAGATTGTAGCCGAATACACGCAGTTGCCTAGCAAGCATCAACCAGCGGCTGCAAGTGAAGTCAGCAGCAAGTAACTAGAGCTGGTAATACCTGTAGTGGGGCATCCGGCTCGCACAGATTAGCCAGTACTCTGCTTGAATTCAAAACTTAAACTTACAAAAGAGAGTGAACAGATTTCTAAGACTGCTCACTCTCTTCACTTTTTGGAATGC
This region of Trichocoleus desertorum NBK24 genomic DNA includes:
- the ftsH gene encoding ATP-dependent zinc metalloprotease FtsH, which gives rise to MRSSAVTGAITASWFLLQTVLLTTPGLAQAGRNSLTYGELLRKIDAGEVSRVEVDPTQNVARVRLEGEKKTDTMQEVPLLEQNPELVERLRANDVDFEVQPSPDNSTAVGLLANLLLIFLLIAGLLIILRRSTNSPGQAMNFGKSRARFQMEAKTGVMFDDVAGIEEAKEELQEVVTFLKKPERFTAIGARIPKGVLLVGPPGTGKTLLAKAIAGEAGVPFFSISGSEFVEMFVGVGASRVRDLFKKAKESAPCIIFIDEIDAVGRQRGAGIGGGNDEREQTLNQLLTEMDGFEGNNGIIIIAATNRPDVLDSALLRPGRFDRQIMVDLPSYKGRLGILEVHARNKKLAPEISLDTIAQRTPGFSGADLANLLNEAAILTARRRKDAVTPLEVDDAIDRVTIGLTLTPLLDSKKKRLIAYHEVGHALLMTLLEKTDPLDKVTIIPRSGGIGGFAKPLPNEETIDDGLYSRSWLIDRITVFLGGRAAEEEVFGYHEVTKGASGDIRAVADYAREMVTRYGMSDLGPFALESQSSEVFLGRDLMNRPNEYSEEVATKIDRQVRAIVFQCHERARTLLRENRALMDRLVDTLLDQETVEGDQFRQIVAEYTQLPSKHQPAAASEVSSK
- a CDS encoding NADPH-dependent FMN reductase, whose translation is MVRFVGIGGSLRADSHSYQALHVAAERVRSLGAEVEVIDLRTLNLPFCQGGQEEYLDYPDVARLRQAVQQADGLILSTPEYHGSLSGVLKNALDLLSFQQLSGKVTGLISVLGGQSNSNALNDLRVIMRWVHAWVIPEQVAIGQAWSAFDQSGQLRDEKLSERFDKFAQSLVENTCKLRGVSVVASQGLVEA
- a CDS encoding ferrochelatase, with amino-acid sequence MVATPEKQQQQAPASGTPQDRVAVLLMGYGEVESYEDFANYNEQALNLLTAKFAPVPTWIYPPLAKLLAVFDLHEWGHQHDNFISPHNAIFEQQRAGIEKNLQARWGDRVQVFKAFNFCAPFLPEQVLAEIKTKGFDKILIYPLLVVDSIFTSGIAVEQVNHALTKLADGTEHWVKGQRYIPSFYSEPEYIELLANLVEEKIKADLAVAHLPSQTGIILMNHGCPHKAKGFTSGIEESEALYNRIREKLIYRYPLISPGWLNHQTPLIEWTQPNAELAAKNLMDLGATALVFMPIGFATENHETLLDVDHIIHGLRRQRPDVTYVQMECVNAHPEFLQMAADWANPQIEALLSEQALAVNPSLAAVQAQHTHDHHDHGHHNHGHDHDHHHGHHHH
- a CDS encoding hybrid sensor histidine kinase/response regulator, which translates into the protein MNSTTVDTAIEPTQLRILLAEDHLVNQKVALLLLKHLGYQADVARNGLEVLEALHRQAYDVILMDIQMPQMDGLETARCIRQEWPPNQRPWMIAVTANARLGDREMCLEAGMDDYISKPIRIEELSRALLRGQPEWGDRLIQPNTGPVAVDSQVIQAFRSMVGEDASGIFVELITSYLQETPKVIQAMQAALTQDDVALLCLSAHTLKSSSATLGASNLARLCKDLELCCREAAPMSLTAKVALVEVEFARVKTALEVEQKRCLP
- the ilvB gene encoding biosynthetic-type acetolactate synthase large subunit, with amino-acid sequence MQLQSVAVKRASGAFALIDSLKRHGVKHIFGYPGGAILPIYDELYRAVEAGGIQHILVRHEQGAAHAADGYARATGEVGVCFATSGPGATNLVTGIATAHMDSIPLVVVTGQVPRSAIGSDAFQETDIWGITLPIVKHSYVVRDPRDMARITAEAFYVASSGRPGPVLIDVPKDVALEEFDYRPVDPGSIKLAGYRPTVRGNPRQVVQALKLIREARQPLLYIGGGAIAAGAHVEVRELAERFQIPVTTTLMGKGSFEESHPLALGMLGMHGTAYANFSVTECDLLIAVGARFDDRVTGKLDEFASRAKVIHIDIDPAEVGKNRAPQVPIVGDVRQVLVDLLQRSNEDGDARYSTQTQAWLERINRWREDYPLVVPQYPDSLAPQEVIVELSRQAPSAYYTTDVGQHQMWAAQFLKNGPRRWISSAGLGTMGFGLPAAMGAKVALPDEQVICISGDASFQMNLQELATLAQYGINVKTIILNNGWQGMVRQWQEAFYGERYSSSNMEVGMPDFVKLADAFGVKGMLIHSREELQGAIAEMLAHNGPVLVDARVKRDENCYPMVVPGKSNAQMIGLPERDKLEKAAELVYCNSCGAKNISSNNFCPECGTKL
- a CDS encoding MFS transporter, yielding MLPVTPPPSESGFRSLMKNRAFLVLWTGQVLSQIADKVFFVLLITLLVDYKPLPGFENSMRSLLMIAVTIPAILFGSAAGIFVDRFPKRQILSGGNLFRGLLTLAIPILPKAFVLLLLIAFLESVLTQFFAPAEQAAIPLLVEREGLMTANALFTTTMLGSLIIGFAVGEPLLSFANLAGNFGQEIMVGGLYILAAVVLWLMPIKEKAVADHLVAVHPWHDFKAGLRYLQKNRLVSNAMLQLTILYSVFAALTVLAINLVEDIGLKANQFGILLAAAGIGMVLGAGVLGHWGDRFHHKPLPLIGFLCMAFALSMFTFTTNLWVGLGLSAFLGIGASLIGVPMQTLIQQQTPEAMRGKVFGFQNNVVNIALSLPLAIAGPLTDAIGLRAVLLSMSILVSMVGIWAWQNTRRVLQDVI
- a CDS encoding PleD family two-component system response regulator, translating into MSAISTALDQRAAPLVLVVDDDVFMRLQLRRAMEQEGYQVVEATNGEQGLEDYKRLQPDIVLLDAVMPVMDGFTFCAKLQSLSSGDPSGDRTPVLMITGLEDEESVAQAFAAGATDYVTKPIHWAVLRQRVKRLIQQSQLYRQLESANQVLQRLASIDGLTQLANRRCFDEHLYQEWQRLTREQAPLSLILCDIDCFKHYNDTYGHQVGDDCLHQIAKTISSCVKRPADLAARYGGEEFALVLPNTESRGGVKVAQNIQFKVKALQLPHKSSQVGDYVTLSLGIATMIPQVDSNPSTLVTAADKALYQAKAAGRNQYCIYQPH